Proteins encoded by one window of Microbaculum marinisediminis:
- a CDS encoding M20/M25/M40 family metallo-hydrolase: protein MTATDKVLSAIDANLSASLDRLFALIRIPSVSTDPAHNEDCRKAADWVVEQLREIGFEASARETGGQPMVVGHGGAMPGNGVPHVLFYGHYDVQPADPLELWETSPFEPRLVDTPQGEQIVARGACDDKGQFMTFVEACRGWVDATGSLPIAITVLIEGEEESGSRSLGPFLDSHKDELKTDFALVCDTGMWDAKTPAINTMLRGLLLEEIVVTAANRDLHSGMYGGAARNPIRVLARIIADLHDADGQIQVPGFYDGVEELPADVKAQWDGLGFDEKAFLGDVGLSVPAGETGRSVLEQIWSRPTCDVNGIIGGYTGGGTKTVIASKASAKVSFRLVGNQDPFKIRDSFRAFVKERLPADCEVEFISHGASPALQVDVSGPQVARAAAALEAEFDRPAVMMGCGGSIPIVGDFKNTLGVDSILIGFGLDDDKVHSPNEKYNLSSFHHGTRAWARVIGALGGA from the coding sequence ATGACCGCAACCGACAAGGTGCTTTCGGCAATCGATGCGAACCTTTCGGCCAGCCTCGACCGGCTCTTCGCGCTGATCCGTATTCCGTCCGTTTCGACCGATCCGGCCCATAACGAGGACTGCCGCAAGGCGGCCGACTGGGTGGTCGAGCAGCTGCGCGAGATCGGCTTCGAGGCATCGGCGCGGGAGACCGGCGGCCAGCCGATGGTGGTCGGTCATGGCGGCGCCATGCCCGGCAACGGCGTGCCGCACGTCCTGTTCTACGGCCACTACGACGTTCAGCCGGCCGATCCGCTCGAATTGTGGGAGACGTCGCCCTTCGAGCCGCGTCTGGTCGACACGCCGCAGGGCGAGCAGATCGTCGCGCGCGGGGCCTGCGACGACAAGGGCCAGTTCATGACCTTCGTCGAGGCCTGCCGCGGCTGGGTCGACGCGACGGGCAGCCTGCCGATCGCGATCACCGTGCTGATCGAGGGCGAAGAGGAATCCGGCAGCCGCAGCCTCGGCCCGTTCCTGGATTCCCACAAGGACGAGTTGAAGACCGACTTCGCGCTGGTCTGCGATACCGGCATGTGGGACGCCAAGACGCCGGCGATCAACACCATGCTGCGCGGCCTGCTGCTGGAGGAAATCGTCGTCACCGCGGCGAACCGCGACCTGCATTCGGGCATGTATGGCGGGGCGGCGCGCAATCCGATCCGGGTTCTGGCGCGCATCATCGCCGACCTGCACGACGCGGATGGCCAAATCCAGGTGCCCGGCTTCTACGACGGCGTCGAGGAGCTCCCCGCCGACGTGAAGGCGCAGTGGGACGGGCTTGGATTCGACGAGAAGGCGTTCCTGGGCGATGTCGGCCTTTCCGTGCCGGCCGGTGAGACGGGCCGCAGCGTGCTCGAGCAGATCTGGTCGCGCCCGACCTGCGACGTCAACGGCATCATCGGCGGCTATACCGGCGGAGGCACCAAGACGGTGATCGCCTCGAAAGCCTCGGCGAAGGTATCGTTCCGCCTCGTCGGCAACCAGGACCCGTTCAAGATCCGCGACAGTTTCCGCGCCTTCGTCAAGGAACGCCTGCCGGCGGACTGCGAGGTCGAGTTCATTAGCCACGGCGCGAGCCCGGCCCTCCAGGTCGATGTGTCCGGGCCCCAGGTCGCCAGGGCGGCCGCGGCGCTGGAGGCGGAGTTCGACCGGCCGGCGGTGATGATGGGCTGCGGCGGTTCCATCCCGATCGTCGGCGACTTCAAGAACACGCTCGGGGTCGACTCGATCCTGATCGGTTTCGGTCTCGACGACGACAAGGTCCATTCGCCGAACGAGAAGTACAACCTGTCGAGCTTCCATCACGGCACCCGGGCCTGGGCGCGCGTGATCGGGGCGCTGGGCGGGGCGTGA
- a CDS encoding DUF853 domain-containing protein has product MSDSDGKIYVGTSVKPEYVHLRYANRHGLVTGATGTGKTVTLQILAEGFSNAGVPVFCADVKGDLSGIAAAGEPKDFLLKRAETIGLTDYRFQATPTIFWDLFGDQGHPVRTTVTEMGPLLLSRLLELSEAQEGALNIAFRLADDEGLAILDLKDLRSLLEYLASVGSEITTSYGNVTKQTIGAIQRRLLVLENQGAEYFFGEPALEIADLMRTDRDGRGIVNVLAADKLISSPRLYATFLLWLLSELFEELPEVGDPDKPKLVFFFDEAHLLFDDAPDALIDKVEQVVRLIRSKGVGVYFVTQNPLDVPDKVLAQLGNRVQHALRAYTPREQKAVKTAADTFRPNPDFDTARVITELGVGEALVSTLEEKGVPSVVQRTLIRPPASRLGPLDERERAAAILSSPVSGIYDTARDRESAYEILAERARRAAQAEPEPARGKARKSDETIWGVPRKDVEDAGLQIVKSFGRSLASALGRELGTSGNRILRGIFGSRRR; this is encoded by the coding sequence ATGTCTGATAGCGACGGCAAGATCTACGTCGGCACGAGCGTCAAACCGGAATACGTCCACCTGCGCTATGCCAATCGGCACGGGCTGGTGACGGGCGCGACCGGCACCGGCAAGACGGTGACGCTGCAGATCCTCGCCGAAGGCTTCTCCAACGCGGGCGTTCCGGTGTTCTGCGCCGACGTGAAGGGCGACCTGTCGGGAATCGCGGCCGCCGGGGAGCCGAAGGACTTCCTGCTGAAACGCGCCGAGACCATCGGTCTCACCGACTATCGGTTCCAGGCCACCCCTACCATCTTCTGGGACTTGTTCGGCGACCAGGGCCATCCGGTTCGCACCACGGTCACGGAGATGGGACCGCTGCTGCTTTCGCGTCTCCTGGAACTGTCCGAAGCGCAGGAGGGGGCGCTCAACATCGCCTTCCGCCTCGCCGACGACGAGGGACTGGCGATCCTCGACCTGAAGGACCTGCGCTCCCTGCTCGAGTATCTCGCAAGCGTCGGCAGCGAGATCACCACCTCCTACGGCAACGTCACCAAACAGACGATCGGCGCTATCCAGCGCCGGCTTCTGGTTCTCGAGAACCAGGGCGCCGAGTACTTCTTTGGAGAGCCGGCGCTCGAGATCGCCGACCTGATGCGTACTGACCGGGACGGCCGCGGCATCGTCAACGTGCTGGCCGCCGACAAGCTGATCTCGTCCCCGCGCCTCTACGCCACCTTCCTGCTGTGGCTATTGTCGGAGCTGTTCGAGGAGCTTCCCGAGGTCGGCGATCCCGACAAGCCGAAGCTCGTGTTCTTCTTCGACGAGGCCCATCTCCTGTTCGACGATGCGCCCGACGCGCTGATCGACAAGGTCGAGCAGGTCGTCCGGCTGATCCGCTCCAAGGGCGTGGGGGTCTATTTCGTCACCCAGAATCCGCTGGACGTACCCGACAAGGTGCTTGCCCAGCTCGGCAACCGCGTGCAGCACGCGCTGCGAGCCTATACGCCGCGCGAGCAGAAGGCCGTGAAGACGGCTGCCGATACGTTCCGGCCCAATCCCGATTTCGATACCGCCCGGGTGATCACCGAGCTCGGCGTCGGCGAGGCACTGGTCTCGACACTGGAGGAAAAGGGCGTGCCGTCGGTGGTGCAGCGTACGCTGATCCGCCCGCCGGCCTCCCGCCTCGGCCCCCTCGACGAGCGCGAGCGCGCGGCCGCGATCCTGTCGAGCCCGGTATCCGGCATCTACGACACCGCGCGCGACCGGGAATCGGCCTACGAGATCCTCGCCGAGCGCGCCCGCCGGGCGGCTCAGGCGGAACCCGAACCCGCGCGCGGCAAGGCCCGCAAGAGCGATGAGACGATCTGGGGCGTTCCCAGAAAGGATGTCGAGGACGCCGGCCTGCAGATCGTGAAGTCGTTCGGCCGTTCCCTCGCCTCCGCGCTCGGCCGGGAGCTCGGCACGAGCGGCAACCGGATCCTGCGCGGCATCTTCGGGTCGCGGCGGCGCTAG
- a CDS encoding branched-chain amino acid aminotransferase — protein MANWSQTWTYLDGEWVDGNPQIVGPRSHALWLGSCVFDGARTFEGVSPDLERHCTRVNNSAVALGLDPTMDVGEIVELAQDGIAKFGADAELYIRPMYWAEEGGYMGVPALPESTRFCLSIYEVPMPEPAGFSVSLSKIRRPTLEQAPVNAKAACLYPNSSRALNEVREKGFENAVVLDAMGNVAELATANLFMVKDGSVHTPYPNGTFLNGITRQRIIALLRSAGYHVHERIITYPELLDADELFSAGNYAKVLPVNRIESRDLQPGPVYQKARDLYWEWAHG, from the coding sequence ATGGCCAACTGGTCCCAGACTTGGACGTATCTCGACGGCGAATGGGTCGACGGCAACCCGCAGATCGTCGGACCGCGCAGTCACGCCCTTTGGCTCGGATCCTGCGTCTTCGACGGCGCCCGGACCTTCGAAGGCGTATCGCCGGATCTCGAACGCCATTGTACGCGGGTCAACAACTCGGCGGTCGCGCTGGGCCTGGACCCGACCATGGACGTCGGCGAGATCGTAGAGCTGGCGCAGGACGGCATCGCCAAATTCGGAGCGGATGCCGAACTCTACATCCGACCGATGTACTGGGCGGAGGAAGGCGGCTACATGGGCGTGCCCGCGCTGCCAGAGTCGACCCGGTTCTGCCTATCGATCTACGAGGTGCCGATGCCGGAACCGGCGGGCTTCTCTGTCAGCCTTTCGAAGATCCGCCGGCCGACCCTGGAACAGGCTCCGGTCAACGCCAAGGCGGCGTGCCTCTATCCCAATTCCTCACGGGCACTCAACGAGGTGCGCGAAAAGGGCTTCGAAAACGCCGTGGTTCTCGACGCGATGGGCAATGTGGCCGAGCTCGCAACCGCGAACCTGTTCATGGTCAAGGACGGCAGCGTCCACACGCCCTATCCGAACGGGACGTTCCTGAACGGGATCACACGCCAGCGTATCATCGCGCTGCTGCGCTCGGCCGGCTATCACGTGCACGAGCGTATCATCACCTATCCGGAGCTGCTGGACGCGGACGAACTGTTCTCCGCCGGCAACTACGCAAAGGTGTTGCCGGTCAATCGCATCGAGAGCCGCGACCTGCAGCCAGGGCCGGTCTATCAGAAGGCCAGAGACCTCTACTGGGAGTGGGCCCACGGCTGA
- the scpA gene encoding methylmalonyl-CoA mutase, whose translation MTRIPDFTKVPFALSETPVTASETAAWETPEGIPVRPAYGDADREGLDFLESWPGIAPYLRGPYPTMYATRPWTIRQYAGFSTAEDSNAFYRRNLAAGQKGLSIAFDLATHRGYDSDNPRVKGDVGMAGVAIDSIYDMRTLFDHIPLDTMSVSMTMNGAVLPIMALYIAAAEEQGVPTEKLSGTIQNDILKEFMVRNTYIYPPKASMRIVSDIFAFTAEKMPKFNSISISGYHMQEAGATADLELGYTLADGVEYLRAGVAAGLSVDAFAPRLSFFFAIGMNYFMEIAKLRAARLLWAKLVQPFEPKSDKSLALRTHCQTSGWSLTAQDVFNNVTRTCIEAMAATQGHTQSLHTNALDEALALPTDFSARIARNTQILLQQEAGTCRVIDPWGGSYYVERLTHDLAAKAWAHIQEVEAMGGMAKAIEAGLPKLRIEEAAARTQARIDSGRQTVVGVNRWRADEEAEIEILKVDNSAVRRQQIDKLERLRGERDPAAVAAAIEALGRCAKTGEGNLLALAVDAARAKATVGEISGALEKVWGRHQAEIQAISGVYRQEVGQMDDSVRRVQRMVDAFEKEEGRRPRILVAKMGQDGHDRGQKVIASAFADLGFDVDIGPLFATPAEAARQAVENDVHIIGVSSLAAGHLTLVPELKAALEEAGRGDIMIVVGGVIPPQDFAALKEAGASAIFPPGTVISEAAASLIDELNRRLGHGPAQAAE comes from the coding sequence ATGACGCGCATCCCCGACTTCACCAAGGTGCCCTTCGCGCTTTCCGAAACCCCGGTGACGGCATCCGAAACCGCTGCCTGGGAGACGCCTGAAGGCATCCCGGTCAGGCCGGCCTATGGAGATGCGGACCGGGAAGGCCTCGATTTCCTCGAGTCCTGGCCGGGTATCGCGCCCTATCTGCGTGGTCCCTATCCGACCATGTACGCGACGCGGCCGTGGACGATCCGGCAATACGCCGGTTTCTCGACCGCCGAGGATTCCAACGCGTTCTACCGGCGCAATCTCGCCGCCGGCCAGAAGGGCCTGTCGATCGCATTCGATCTGGCCACCCACCGCGGCTACGATTCCGACAATCCGCGCGTGAAGGGCGATGTCGGCATGGCCGGTGTCGCGATCGACTCGATCTACGACATGCGCACCCTGTTCGATCACATTCCGCTCGACACGATGAGCGTTTCGATGACGATGAACGGGGCGGTGCTGCCGATCATGGCGCTCTATATAGCCGCCGCCGAGGAGCAGGGCGTGCCGACCGAGAAGCTGTCGGGCACGATCCAGAACGACATCCTCAAGGAGTTCATGGTCCGCAACACCTACATCTACCCGCCCAAGGCGTCGATGCGGATCGTCTCGGACATTTTCGCCTTTACGGCGGAGAAGATGCCGAAGTTCAACTCCATCTCGATCTCCGGCTACCACATGCAGGAAGCCGGGGCGACGGCGGACCTGGAGCTGGGCTATACGCTCGCCGACGGCGTCGAATATCTGCGCGCCGGTGTTGCCGCCGGCCTGTCGGTCGACGCCTTCGCGCCGCGCCTGTCGTTCTTCTTCGCGATCGGCATGAACTATTTCATGGAGATCGCGAAGCTGCGCGCCGCCCGTCTGCTGTGGGCGAAGCTGGTGCAGCCGTTCGAGCCCAAGAGCGACAAGTCGCTGGCGCTCAGGACCCACTGCCAGACGTCGGGCTGGAGCCTGACCGCGCAGGATGTCTTCAACAACGTGACGCGCACCTGCATCGAGGCGATGGCAGCCACCCAGGGCCACACCCAGTCGCTGCATACCAATGCGCTGGACGAGGCATTGGCGCTGCCGACGGACTTCTCCGCCCGCATCGCCCGCAACACCCAGATCCTGCTGCAGCAGGAGGCCGGCACTTGCCGCGTCATCGACCCGTGGGGCGGCTCCTACTATGTCGAGCGTCTGACCCACGACCTCGCCGCCAAGGCCTGGGCGCACATCCAGGAGGTCGAGGCGATGGGCGGCATGGCCAAGGCCATCGAGGCCGGCCTGCCGAAGCTCAGGATCGAGGAAGCCGCCGCCCGGACCCAGGCGCGTATCGATTCCGGCCGCCAGACGGTGGTCGGCGTCAATCGCTGGCGTGCGGACGAAGAGGCCGAGATCGAGATCCTCAAGGTGGACAATTCGGCAGTGCGCAGGCAGCAGATCGACAAGCTCGAGCGGCTGCGCGGCGAACGCGATCCGGCGGCCGTCGCCGCGGCCATCGAAGCGCTGGGCCGCTGTGCTAAGACCGGCGAGGGCAACCTGCTGGCGCTGGCCGTCGACGCCGCGCGCGCCAAGGCCACCGTCGGCGAGATTTCCGGCGCGCTGGAAAAGGTCTGGGGCCGCCACCAGGCGGAGATCCAGGCGATTTCCGGCGTCTACCGGCAGGAGGTCGGACAGATGGACGATAGCGTCAGGCGCGTGCAGCGCATGGTCGATGCCTTCGAGAAGGAAGAGGGCCGCAGGCCGCGTATCCTGGTCGCCAAGATGGGGCAGGACGGCCACGACCGCGGCCAGAAGGTGATCGCCTCCGCCTTCGCCGACCTCGGCTTCGACGTCGACATCGGCCCGCTGTTCGCAACCCCCGCCGAGGCCGCCCGTCAGGCGGTCGAGAACGACGTCCACATCATCGGCGTGTCCTCGCTCGCCGCCGGCCATCTGACGCTGGTGCCCGAGCTGAAGGCGGCGCTCGAGGAGGCCGGCCGCGGCGACATCATGATCGTCGTCGGCGGCGTCATCCCGCCGCAGGACTTCGCCGCGCTGAAGGAAGCCGGCGCCTCGGCGATCTTCCCGCCCGGCACCGTTATCTCCGAGGCGGCGGCCTCGCTGATCGATGAGCTCAATCGCCGCCTCGGTCACGGGCCCGCCCAGGCCGCGGAGTAG
- a CDS encoding c-type cytochrome has protein sequence MKRVLFAGTAIAVLSVGAVAWAAMDPIATRQAVMKNNGAAMGTLVKMAKGEAPFEASGANLAARVIFNSTVGFTTLFPAGSETGGDTEASPKIWEDMAGFEAKDAAMQEAAAAIIATPITDLDGVKAAVGALGKTCQGCHETYRIKKDG, from the coding sequence ATGAAACGTGTGTTATTTGCCGGTACCGCCATCGCCGTGTTGTCCGTCGGCGCGGTGGCCTGGGCGGCCATGGACCCGATCGCCACCCGACAGGCGGTGATGAAAAACAACGGCGCGGCGATGGGAACGCTGGTCAAGATGGCCAAGGGCGAAGCGCCGTTCGAGGCTAGTGGCGCCAATCTGGCCGCCCGCGTGATCTTCAACAGCACGGTGGGTTTCACGACGCTGTTCCCGGCCGGATCGGAAACCGGCGGCGATACCGAGGCCAGCCCGAAGATATGGGAAGACATGGCCGGTTTCGAGGCCAAGGACGCGGCGATGCAGGAAGCTGCCGCGGCCATCATTGCCACGCCGATCACCGACCTCGATGGTGTCAAGGCGGCCGTCGGCGCGCTCGGCAAGACCTGCCAGGGCTGTCACGAGACCTATCGGATCAAGAAGGATGGCTGA
- a CDS encoding DUF2780 domain-containing protein, translating to MDELIDQLVDQVGVTREQADSALKIILGFLKQSGPADKVSELMEKLPGAEAIETPEGGLGGMMGAMAAFSSLQSAGLGMGEIQGVTRQLVAFAKQHAGDELVDEVVGSIPGLSQFA from the coding sequence ATGGATGAGCTCATTGACCAGCTCGTGGACCAGGTTGGGGTTACCAGGGAACAGGCAGATAGCGCGCTGAAGATCATACTCGGTTTCCTCAAGCAGTCCGGCCCCGCCGACAAGGTTTCCGAATTGATGGAGAAGCTGCCTGGCGCGGAGGCGATCGAAACGCCCGAAGGTGGTCTGGGCGGCATGATGGGCGCCATGGCCGCGTTCAGTTCCTTGCAGTCCGCCGGCCTCGGCATGGGCGAAATCCAAGGTGTGACTCGACAATTAGTTGCCTTTGCGAAACAACATGCAGGTGACGAACTGGTGGATGAGGTTGTCGGCTCGATTCCCGGTCTGAGCCAGTTCGCCTGA
- a CDS encoding methylmalonyl-CoA mutase family protein codes for MSELDLAAGFPAADEAQWLGLVEKVLAGRDFKRALVSTTRDGLEIAPLYGQREPGRHVRSDGGRWAVFQRVDHPDLDEANRLARADIEGGADGLELVLPGAPGANGFGVAPQSVDDMERLLDGIDLTRVKLRLDAGYESRPALVLAMALVEKLGLGPDVIDLVGQSDPANGLLADGRLAAPYDRISAWGVDLGYYLKESGLRIAPYVADGRGVHAGGGSEVQELAYGVADALEQLRMFEAGGISLEDARTYVTFSLAADADQFATIAKFRALRLLWNRVQEACGMAPAPAHVHAETAWRMMTRRDPWVNLLRTTVATTAAAIGGADSITVMPYTAARGLPDAFARRVARNTQLVLMEEANLFRVGDPAAGSGYVETLTAAMAEAAWTEFQKIEAEGGIVKSLIDGAFQARMRDVRDRRDRDVATRREPLTGVSEYPNLAELPVATLDAQTCEIEHSGIALEPPSADHGERCRALVAAARNGATLADMVATGGGPWIRTQAMPKMRLAEPFERLRDASDVVLEATGRRPQVFLATLGRMADFTARASFARNAFEAGGIEAVGGIAFEGLDDMIAAYRESGAEIACICGTDDAYGAQGEAVAEVLKAAAAKGVYLAGRPGDREAGLRTAGVDAFIYAGCDILSELTAAHERLGLTGEARK; via the coding sequence ATGAGTGAACTCGATCTGGCGGCCGGATTTCCGGCCGCCGACGAAGCGCAATGGCTGGGCCTGGTCGAAAAGGTTCTGGCCGGGCGGGATTTCAAGCGTGCGCTGGTCTCCACGACTCGCGACGGACTTGAAATCGCGCCGCTGTACGGACAGCGCGAGCCGGGGCGCCATGTGCGCTCCGACGGCGGCCGCTGGGCCGTGTTCCAGCGCGTTGATCATCCCGATCTCGACGAGGCCAATCGGCTTGCCCGCGCCGACATCGAAGGTGGCGCCGACGGTCTGGAACTCGTCCTGCCCGGCGCACCCGGTGCCAACGGCTTTGGCGTCGCGCCCCAGTCGGTGGACGACATGGAGCGCCTTCTCGACGGGATTGACCTGACACGCGTGAAGCTGCGGCTCGATGCCGGCTACGAAAGCCGTCCGGCGCTGGTCCTGGCCATGGCGCTTGTCGAGAAGCTCGGTCTCGGGCCCGATGTGATCGACCTCGTCGGGCAATCCGATCCCGCCAACGGCCTGCTCGCCGACGGCCGGCTGGCGGCCCCCTACGACAGGATTTCCGCCTGGGGGGTGGATCTCGGCTACTATCTGAAGGAGAGCGGGCTTCGCATCGCGCCCTATGTCGCCGATGGTCGCGGCGTCCATGCCGGCGGCGGGTCCGAGGTGCAGGAACTCGCTTATGGCGTTGCCGATGCGCTGGAGCAGTTGCGCATGTTCGAGGCCGGCGGCATATCGCTCGAAGACGCGCGGACCTATGTGACGTTCTCGCTTGCTGCCGACGCCGACCAGTTCGCCACGATCGCCAAGTTCCGGGCCCTGCGGCTGTTGTGGAACCGGGTGCAGGAGGCCTGCGGCATGGCGCCGGCACCGGCGCACGTCCACGCCGAGACTGCGTGGCGCATGATGACCCGCCGCGATCCGTGGGTGAACCTGTTGCGCACCACCGTTGCGACGACGGCGGCGGCGATCGGCGGCGCGGACTCGATCACCGTCATGCCCTATACCGCTGCGCGGGGACTGCCGGATGCGTTTGCCCGCCGGGTCGCGCGCAATACGCAGCTCGTCCTGATGGAGGAGGCCAACCTGTTCCGTGTCGGCGATCCGGCCGCGGGCTCCGGCTATGTCGAGACGCTGACCGCGGCGATGGCGGAAGCGGCCTGGACGGAATTCCAGAAAATCGAAGCCGAGGGCGGCATCGTGAAATCGCTCATCGATGGCGCCTTCCAGGCCCGCATGAGGGATGTCCGCGATCGCCGCGATCGCGATGTCGCCACGCGCAGGGAGCCGCTGACCGGCGTATCGGAATACCCCAACCTGGCAGAGCTTCCCGTTGCCACGCTGGATGCCCAGACCTGCGAAATCGAACATTCCGGCATTGCCCTCGAGCCGCCGTCGGCGGATCACGGCGAACGCTGCCGGGCGCTCGTCGCCGCCGCGCGCAACGGCGCGACGCTGGCTGACATGGTGGCCACCGGTGGTGGTCCCTGGATACGGACCCAGGCCATGCCGAAGATGCGCTTGGCGGAGCCGTTCGAGCGTCTGCGCGATGCTTCCGATGTGGTGCTAGAGGCTACCGGCCGGCGGCCGCAGGTGTTTCTCGCCACGCTCGGCCGCATGGCCGATTTCACCGCGCGTGCGAGCTTTGCGCGCAACGCCTTCGAGGCCGGCGGCATCGAAGCTGTCGGCGGTATCGCCTTCGAAGGTCTCGACGACATGATTGCTGCCTACCGTGAGAGCGGCGCCGAGATTGCCTGCATCTGCGGCACCGACGATGCCTATGGCGCGCAAGGCGAGGCGGTTGCCGAGGTCCTCAAGGCCGCCGCCGCGAAAGGCGTCTATCTGGCCGGCCGGCCAGGCGACAGGGAGGCGGGCCTGCGTACCGCTGGCGTCGATGCCTTTATCTACGCAGGCTGTGATATTCTGTCGGAACTGACCGCAGCCCATGAACGGCTCGGTTTGACCGGCGAAGCCCGGAAATGA
- a CDS encoding c-type cytochrome, whose amino-acid sequence MTRRIILSLLALALIGAGAFWLLTTPSTLSAGDLPGHEPDVEHGRYMFFAGGCASCHATPGQEDPLVLGGGLELPSPFGTFHVPNISPDAQAGIGGWSTVDFANAMVNGVAPNGSHYYPAFPYTSYQRMKLEDVIDLKAFLDTLAPVSTATPGHELPFPFNIRRALGVWKMLNFDGKPFAPDPAASEEINRGAYLVTGPGHCGECHTPRDALGGLERDKWLTGAPSPDGKGKVPDITAAGLKDWSANDIAYALETGFTPEFDSLGSSMAAVVRNMAELTPEDRAAIAAYLKSVQGQ is encoded by the coding sequence ATGACCAGACGAATCATCCTTTCACTTCTGGCGCTCGCCCTCATCGGGGCGGGCGCCTTTTGGCTCCTGACGACCCCGAGCACGCTGTCGGCGGGCGATCTGCCCGGCCACGAGCCGGACGTGGAGCACGGCCGCTACATGTTCTTTGCCGGTGGCTGCGCGTCCTGCCACGCCACGCCGGGCCAGGAAGACCCGCTCGTTCTGGGCGGCGGCCTGGAACTACCGTCGCCTTTCGGCACCTTCCACGTTCCCAACATCTCACCGGATGCGCAGGCCGGCATTGGCGGCTGGTCTACGGTCGATTTCGCCAACGCCATGGTCAACGGCGTGGCACCCAACGGAAGCCACTACTATCCGGCGTTTCCCTATACGTCCTACCAGCGCATGAAACTGGAGGACGTCATCGATCTGAAGGCCTTTCTCGACACCCTGGCGCCGGTCTCGACCGCGACACCGGGCCATGAGCTGCCGTTTCCTTTCAACATCCGCCGGGCCCTCGGCGTCTGGAAGATGCTCAATTTCGACGGCAAGCCGTTCGCGCCGGATCCCGCTGCGTCGGAGGAGATCAACCGCGGCGCCTACCTGGTCACGGGACCGGGGCACTGCGGCGAATGCCACACGCCGCGCGACGCCCTCGGCGGGCTCGAGCGCGACAAGTGGCTGACCGGCGCGCCCTCGCCGGATGGGAAGGGCAAGGTTCCCGACATCACGGCAGCCGGGCTCAAGGACTGGTCTGCGAACGACATCGCCTACGCGCTGGAGACCGGCTTCACGCCGGAATTCGACTCGCTGGGTTCGAGCATGGCCGCGGTCGTCCGCAATATGGCGGAGTTGACCCCCGAAGACCGGGCCGCCATCGCCGCCTACCTGAAGAGCGTGCAGGGACAGTAG
- a CDS encoding YgaP family membrane protein — MDKNVGSADKVVRIVVGVALIAFALFGPADIAWKWVGWIGVVPILTAVMGWCPAYSILGLRTCPMEKKSA, encoded by the coding sequence ATGGACAAAAACGTTGGGAGTGCCGATAAGGTCGTTCGCATCGTCGTCGGCGTCGCGCTGATCGCTTTCGCGCTGTTCGGCCCCGCCGACATCGCATGGAAATGGGTCGGCTGGATCGGTGTCGTGCCGATTCTCACCGCGGTGATGGGGTGGTGCCCGGCCTATTCCATCCTTGGGCTGCGCACGTGCCCGATGGAGAAGAAGTCGGCCTGA
- a CDS encoding methylated-DNA--[protein]-cysteine S-methyltransferase encodes MEATRTRMQRRFPAVVETAPPPSVQDAIDRIAALMAGKPSDLTTITLDLEGIPAFNRRVYEVTRGIPPGSTLTYGEIAERIGEPGAAQSVGQAEGANPFPIIVPCHRVLAAGGKVGGFSAHGGIAVKRKMLAIEADAAGPALPLFAGRPD; translated from the coding sequence ATGGAGGCCACGCGGACGCGGATGCAGCGGCGGTTTCCGGCGGTTGTCGAAACCGCGCCGCCGCCCTCCGTTCAGGACGCGATCGACCGTATCGCGGCACTGATGGCGGGCAAGCCAAGCGACCTGACCACGATCACACTCGATCTCGAGGGCATTCCGGCGTTCAACCGGCGCGTCTACGAAGTGACCCGGGGGATCCCGCCGGGCTCGACGCTGACCTATGGCGAGATCGCTGAGCGGATCGGCGAACCGGGCGCGGCGCAATCGGTCGGCCAGGCCGAAGGCGCCAATCCGTTCCCGATCATCGTGCCCTGCCATCGCGTGCTCGCGGCGGGCGGCAAGGTCGGTGGCTTCTCGGCGCATGGCGGGATCGCCGTGAAGCGCAAGATGCTGGCGATCGAGGCCGACGCCGCCGGCCCTGCCCTGCCCTTGTTCGCCGGGCGACCCGACTAG
- a CDS encoding DUF4332 domain-containing protein, whose amino-acid sequence MSYPVLKIEGIGPKYAKKLNAIGVMTTAKLLERAKDPKGRKQLASDSGIDETLILKWANMSDLMRIKGVGEEYSELLEVSGVDTVKELRNRKPDNLHAKMVEVNAAKKLVRALPSPNKVKSWVDQAKSLPPMMKY is encoded by the coding sequence ATGTCCTACCCCGTGCTCAAGATCGAGGGAATTGGCCCGAAATACGCCAAGAAATTGAACGCGATCGGCGTCATGACGACCGCGAAGCTGCTCGAAAGGGCCAAGGATCCGAAGGGGCGCAAGCAACTGGCCTCCGACTCCGGGATCGACGAGACGCTTATTCTCAAATGGGCCAACATGTCCGACCTGATGCGCATCAAGGGCGTCGGCGAGGAGTATTCCGAGCTTCTCGAAGTCTCCGGCGTCGACACCGTCAAGGAACTGCGCAACCGCAAGCCCGACAATCTGCACGCCAAGATGGTCGAGGTGAACGCGGCGAAGAAGCTGGTGCGTGCCCTGCCGAGCCCCAACAAGGTCAAGAGCTGGGTCGATCAGGCGAAGTCCCTGCCGCCGATGATGAAATACTGA